One Camelus ferus isolate YT-003-E chromosome 27, BCGSAC_Cfer_1.0, whole genome shotgun sequence DNA window includes the following coding sequences:
- the GDPGP1 gene encoding GDP-D-glucose phosphorylase 1 → MAISHDSNETSYLLPPNTEDWEGHNIPDFVYGQKELVPEGIQWPRNTPSLPDTLPLSRFDSALCSAWRQRMELGLFRYRLGELQTRTLPGAVGFVAQLNVERGVQRRRPQNIRSVRQAFDPEQFNFNKIRPGEVLFHLHREPDLPGVLQQEDILVVINVSPLEWGHVLLVPEPARGLPQRLLPGALRAGVEAVLLSSHPGFRVGFNSLGGLASVNHLHLHGYYLAHRLPVEGAPSKPLDPGGHLHLLQALPAPGFLFYTSSPGPDLEALISRVCRATDYLTDHEIAHNLFVTRGGPPGKTSSSSALTGVRVILWARKPSFGVKEGEAFNVALCELAGHLPVKMSQDFSSLTEAAALALIRDCLLPPAQAEEVQAALVALTAQEEQ, encoded by the coding sequence ATGGCTATTTCACATGATTCAAATGAAACTTCCTATTTGCTACCTCCAAACACTGAGGACTGGGAAGGACACAACATTCCTGACTTTGTCTACGGGCAGAAGGAACTTGTGCCAGAAGGGATTCAGTGGCCGAGGAACACACCCAGCCTCCCAGACACACTGCCACTGTCTCGCTTTGACTCTGCACTCTGCTCGGCCTGGAGGCAGCGGATGGAACTGGGGCTGTTCCGTTACCGCCTAGGGGAGCTGCAGACCCGAACCCTCCCTGGTGCTGTGGGTTTTGTGGCTCAGCTGAATGTGGAGCGAGGTGTGCAGAGAAGGCGCCCCCAGAACATCAGGAGTGTGAGGCAGGCGTTTGACCCTGAACAGTTTAACTTCAATAAGATCCGGCCAGGAGAAGTCCTCTTCCATTTGCACCGGGAACCCGATCTCCCTGGTGTGCTCCAGCAAGAGGATATCCTTGTGGTGATCAACGTCAGCCCCCTGGAGTGGGGCCACGTGCTGCTGGTACCTGAGCCCGCCCGAGGGCTCCCCCAGCGCCTGCTGCCAGGGGCACTGCGGGCTGGGGTCGAGGCCGTGCTACTGAGCTCACACCCGGGCTTCCGCGTTGGCTTCAACAGCCTAGGTGGCCTGGCCTCGGTGAACCATCTCCACCTGCATGGCTATTACCTGGCGCACAGACTGCCTGTGGAGGGGGCCCCCAGCAAACCCCTGGACCCTGGGGGCCATCTGCATCTGCTCCaggccctcccagctcctggctttcttttttacACTAGCAGCCCAGGACCTGACTTGGAAGCCTTGATAAGCAGGGTCTGTCGGGCCACTGACTATCTGACTGACCACGAGATTGCACATAACTTGTTTGTGACCCGGGGGGGCCCACCTGGAAAGACATCGTCTTCCTCAGCCCTTACAGGGGTCCGAGTAATTCTGTGGGCCCGGAAGCCCAGCTTTGGAGTAAAGGAAGGCGAGGCGTTCAATGTTGCCCTCTGTGAGCTGGCCGGGCACCTCCCTGTCAAAATGTCCCAGGACTTCAGCAGCCTAACAGAGGCAGCTGCTCTGGCTCTCATCCGAGACTGtctgctgcccccagcccaggcagaagAGGTACAGGCAGCACTGGTAGCCTTGACAGCCCAGGAGGAGCAGTAA